Proteins encoded in a region of the Gigantopelta aegis isolate Gae_Host chromosome 13, Gae_host_genome, whole genome shotgun sequence genome:
- the LOC121387735 gene encoding innexin unc-9-like isoform X1: MKITLKLSGSKHPSFGSDMHHLTELDSVLGSFATYARLKGRYDDDWIDRLNHLYTTIILIIFTIVVSTKQYVGEPIHCWCPSQFEDSHVEYTNNVCWVSNTYYVPFEHAVPRHEQPKKEKEIGYYQWVPMILLFQALLFKIPCILWRILSASSGVNLDKIVTLAAETAYIAPDDRERTIKHIVRYMDRWLENAREYRSGCFIRFRQQIAKYCCLVWGKRYGNYLVTIYMFIKLLYLLNSVGQLFILNEFLGTNYNVYGFEVLDHLARGEDWGESPRFPRITHCDFDIRQIQNVHTYTVQCVLPINLFNEKIFIFVWFWLVFVSTLSAGNFLIWTYSMIFRQHRLRYLKKFLRVNDCYKSELDKKMAVKFGEQYLRQDGIFVLRLVGKNANDVLVSELILQLWNHYRNKPLFRHANQISDDNSNV; encoded by the coding sequence GCTTGACAGTGTCTTAGGAAGCTTCGCCACGTACGCCCGACTCAAGGGCCGCTACGACGATGACTGGATTGACCGCCTCAACCACCTGTACACGACCATCATCCTCATCATCTTCACCATCGTCGTCAGCACTAAGCAATACGTGGGCGAGCCCATCCACTGCTGGTGTCCGTCGCAGTTCGAGGACAGCCACGTGGAGTACACCAACAACGTCTGCTGGGTCTCCAACACCTACTACGTACCGTTCGAGCACGCGGTGCCTCGGCACGAGCAGCCcaagaaggagaaggagatCGGTTACTACCAGTGGGTGCCCATGATTCTCCTCTTCCAGGCACTCCTCTTCAAGATCCCCTGCATCCTCTGGAGGATTCTCTCGGCGTCGTCCGGCGTAAATTTGGACAAGATCGTCACCCTGGCGGCGGAGACGGCGTACATCGCACCTGACGACCGGGAAAGGACTATAAAGCACATCGTGCGCTACATGGATCGGTGGTTGGAGAATGCGAGGGAGTACAGAAGTGGATGTTTCATACGATTCAGGCAGCAGATCGCCAAGTACTGCTGCCTGGTCTGGGGCAAGCGCTACGGAAACTACCTGGTcacaatatacatgtttattaagCTGTTGTACCTACTCAATTCCGTGGGACAGTTGTTCATACTGAACGAGTTTCTCGGAACGAACTATAACGTCTATGGGTTCGAGGTCCTCGACCATCTAGCAAGGGGCGAAGACTGGGGAGAGTCGCCCAGGTTTCCCAGGATCACTCACTGTGACTTTGACATCCGACAAATACAGAACGTGCACACGTATACCGTGCAATGTGTTTTACCCATCAATTTATTTAACGaaaagatttttattttcgttTGGTTTTGGTTAGTTTTTGTATCTACCTTAAGTGCCGGCAACTTCTTAATATGGACATATTCAATGATTTTTCGTCAGCACCGTTTGCGGTACTTGAAAAAGTTCCTTCGTGTCAACGACTGTTACAAGTCGGAACTGGACAAAAAGATGGCCGTCAAGTTTGGCGAGCAGTATTTACGGCAGGACGGAATCTTCGTTCTGCGGCTTGTGGGTAAAAACGCCAACGACGTCCTGGTGTCGGAGTTGATCCTGCAGCTGTGGAATCACTATAGAAACAAACCCCTGTTCCGACACGCCAACCAGATAAGtgatgacaatagtaacgtTTGA
- the LOC121387735 gene encoding innexin unc-9-like isoform X2, whose protein sequence is MLHSLTRLDSVLGSFATYARLKGRYDDDWIDRLNHLYTTIILIIFTIVVSTKQYVGEPIHCWCPSQFEDSHVEYTNNVCWVSNTYYVPFEHAVPRHEQPKKEKEIGYYQWVPMILLFQALLFKIPCILWRILSASSGVNLDKIVTLAAETAYIAPDDRERTIKHIVRYMDRWLENAREYRSGCFIRFRQQIAKYCCLVWGKRYGNYLVTIYMFIKLLYLLNSVGQLFILNEFLGTNYNVYGFEVLDHLARGEDWGESPRFPRITHCDFDIRQIQNVHTYTVQCVLPINLFNEKIFIFVWFWLVFVSTLSAGNFLIWTYSMIFRQHRLRYLKKFLRVNDCYKSELDKKMAVKFGEQYLRQDGIFVLRLVGKNANDVLVSELILQLWNHYRNKPLFRHANQISDDNSNV, encoded by the coding sequence GCTTGACAGTGTCTTAGGAAGCTTCGCCACGTACGCCCGACTCAAGGGCCGCTACGACGATGACTGGATTGACCGCCTCAACCACCTGTACACGACCATCATCCTCATCATCTTCACCATCGTCGTCAGCACTAAGCAATACGTGGGCGAGCCCATCCACTGCTGGTGTCCGTCGCAGTTCGAGGACAGCCACGTGGAGTACACCAACAACGTCTGCTGGGTCTCCAACACCTACTACGTACCGTTCGAGCACGCGGTGCCTCGGCACGAGCAGCCcaagaaggagaaggagatCGGTTACTACCAGTGGGTGCCCATGATTCTCCTCTTCCAGGCACTCCTCTTCAAGATCCCCTGCATCCTCTGGAGGATTCTCTCGGCGTCGTCCGGCGTAAATTTGGACAAGATCGTCACCCTGGCGGCGGAGACGGCGTACATCGCACCTGACGACCGGGAAAGGACTATAAAGCACATCGTGCGCTACATGGATCGGTGGTTGGAGAATGCGAGGGAGTACAGAAGTGGATGTTTCATACGATTCAGGCAGCAGATCGCCAAGTACTGCTGCCTGGTCTGGGGCAAGCGCTACGGAAACTACCTGGTcacaatatacatgtttattaagCTGTTGTACCTACTCAATTCCGTGGGACAGTTGTTCATACTGAACGAGTTTCTCGGAACGAACTATAACGTCTATGGGTTCGAGGTCCTCGACCATCTAGCAAGGGGCGAAGACTGGGGAGAGTCGCCCAGGTTTCCCAGGATCACTCACTGTGACTTTGACATCCGACAAATACAGAACGTGCACACGTATACCGTGCAATGTGTTTTACCCATCAATTTATTTAACGaaaagatttttattttcgttTGGTTTTGGTTAGTTTTTGTATCTACCTTAAGTGCCGGCAACTTCTTAATATGGACATATTCAATGATTTTTCGTCAGCACCGTTTGCGGTACTTGAAAAAGTTCCTTCGTGTCAACGACTGTTACAAGTCGGAACTGGACAAAAAGATGGCCGTCAAGTTTGGCGAGCAGTATTTACGGCAGGACGGAATCTTCGTTCTGCGGCTTGTGGGTAAAAACGCCAACGACGTCCTGGTGTCGGAGTTGATCCTGCAGCTGTGGAATCACTATAGAAACAAACCCCTGTTCCGACACGCCAACCAGATAAGtgatgacaatagtaacgtTTGA